The nucleotide window ATGGTTAATttggaaggaaagaaagtgCCCGTAAGTAAACGATTAATTCTGTTAAACCTGAAGGAAGCTCATTACTTATTCCAACAAGATAATCCTAATGTTAAAATCGGGctatcaaaattttgttttctgcgTCCAAAATGGTGTGTTACGGCTGATTCCTCTGGTTCTCATAATGTGTGCGTCTGTATCAAGCACCAAAACCCTAAGCTAATGTTAGCTGGGGCTGATATTGGTGTTGATTATAAGTCACTTCTTGAACTTCTCGTTTGCTCCCTTGATAACGAATCTTGTATGTTTGGAGAATGCTCCCGTTGTCCAAGTTCCGAtgttttgaaagaatttctttttgaaaagctAGATGATTATGAATCAGTAACGTATAGCGAATGGACAACTGTTGATCGTACTACCTTGATTAAAGTTCAGCAATCAGTGGaggattttgttttgaaactaGTATCTCTCCTTCTTAAGCTTCGAACTCATCATTTTCTATCTAAAGTCCAAGCAGCTCATTACAAGTCGTTAAAAGAACAGTTGGGAAACTCAGATTGCCTTGTCACGCTAGATTTTGCTGAAAACTATACTTTCGAAAGCCAGGATGAAGTGCAGGGTGCACATTGGACAAACAACCAAGCGACAGTACATCCAATCGTCATTTATTacaaagaaaatgaggaaTTGATCTCAAAAAGTTATTGTATCATATCTGATTCTCTTAAACACGACGCAGTAGCTGTTCATTCGTTCATTCGGGGAATTTTACCTAAAATCAAAACTGTGATTcccaatttaaaaaaggtaTTCTTCTTTAGCGACGGTGGACCGGCACATTACAAAAATCGATTTAATTTTGCCAATCTTTCCCTATTCGAATCTGACCATGGTGTCCCTGCCGTTTGGCACTTTTGGGCTACTTGTCATGGGAAAAATGCATGTGATGGGGTCGGTGGGACTGTCAAGCGATTAGCTCGACGAGCTTCCCTTCCACTTTCATTGATTTTAACCCCCTTAGATCTTTACAACTGGGCAGTGGATAATTTACCTGGGATTGAATTTGTATACGTAACTAAAGATATCATTGCGGCCGACGCAGAAAGGCTTTTCAATAGGTTAAACTCTGCTCTTGCCATAACCGGAACACAAAAATATCATTTTTACGAACAAATTTCAAAGGGTGTTTTACAAGCCTCTCGTACTTCTGTCCAAGATAGTGGTTTTCCAAAAGTaacttttattgttttgcCTAGTTTACCGGATAGAAACTTTGTCTCCATCAGTAATTTGTTTGTAGACGATTACGTTGCTGTTGTGTTCATGAGTCAGTGGCGGATTGGAAAGATCCTTGACGTCGACTATAACGGAGTGAATGTCAAATTGTTCAGTGAAAATGGTCCCTGTCTTAATTATACTTGGCCCCCCAAAACGAACGATGTATTCATTTCAATCTCTGATGTTCTTGTAAAAATTAACCCTCCTAAACCACGAACACGATCCGGAAGAAGCTTTGGAATAACATCCGATGAAAACAATTTGATTTCTAAAGAATTCGAATTGTATATGTCACTAATCTCCACCTGAATATCAATTTTCTATCACTTTCAAATGTCAccgactaaaataaaaatatcttgagaacaaaaaataataccttTCTAATTTTTTGATATGTTTTAGAAGACATAATAAGCAATAGTATCTATAAGtttcatataaaacaaaaattatagttttgagatataattttttgaaaaagaccaattttcgtcaaaattgtggtttttcctaactttaaagattaatatctttttttgtataaaagataaactatttattttttaacagtcAAATGTCTTTaccatgaaatatacttggtAGAAAAATCATACACCTACAACGATTTTAAAACCCTCAAAAAGCTTATGAAAGTTGTCAAAAACTCATATCTTAAAAATGATGACGTTGGGGGGATAATAACTTCTGATAAAGGTCGCAATGGTcttaaaattaagttttctataccctttttatattctaatcataaaaaaaattgattcttTAGTTTAAAtcggttttaaaaattattgcgctcaatacccaattttcgacttttttgaaaaaatctaAACTTTGAACCCAAATATCATCCGAACGAATAATATTTGGGTAAAATCCTTTGGCATACCTTATTTTCTAACTATTAACAACCCACCCACCAAAAATTATCAAAATCCGTGAGATGGTCGCAACGAGCTCTGGATGTTTTGGCGTGGAATGACCCTATaaatgtatttcatttttagatGACTGGCAGACTAAGTTCACTTGGAGGCAACAATCTTGACGATCGAATCTGCAACATATGGGCTGCAATTATTACCGACAAGTGGGGTATGTCCCTCTCCTGGGCCGGTCGTGACGCTAGCAAGTACGCAGTAAAAAACACAAAgctgtttcatttcatttacggtaaaattttaaaatccttAGCGTTTTGGGTTTTCATTTAGTCATTTTTCAAACTTTAAAACAGATTTGGTCCGCTCAAGCATCTCTTATACGAATGTCGAACAGTCAGCAGTAGAAGAAACCTCGAAAAACTGGATCTACAAAGCTGGCCGGCGTTATCTAAGAGCTCAAGCAACAGCCGGAAAGCGGACTCGTCTGGACGACGAAGAGGACCCTCGCGAAGGAATGTCGTCTGCCGAAATTGGTGCAATCGATGGCTACTACGAGAAAGAGATGGACCTCGAGGACGGCAAACAAGAATCCCAGATTGGTTCCGACGAAGAGCAAAACGACTCCGAATCATCCCAATCTATTGGAAGCTAAGACGTCTCgtcattttcttcatttaatcAAGATTACGTTTTCTTTAACATTTAATACTTACATGTCTGTTCTTGTCATCAAATGTTGGTGTACCCGTGTCGTTCTCTATCTTATGATATTAATATATTTAATCAAGTTCTTTAAACAAGATTTCTCATTTTCCATGGAtggcatttatttattttggattCCGTAGATCATATTTAATTAAGgtttataaaagaaaaaagaaaagtttattTTACGGCCAACGTCCGTTTTATGGGAATATTATTCTGGTCGTGACCAGGGAAGCTTATGGGCGGTAATATGGAATAAAAAGGGCACGACCAAGTCATTCCCACTGGTTGTGacccgggaaaaaaaaacgtgaccAGGTAGCAACCTGGTCACAACTTGTGCTAGCTGGGAAAATCTCGAGATGTTCTCCTTTAGACGAAGTAGTTTATTAAGAACGAGAAAGCTGTTAAATATGGAGCCTAGAACATACTTAGTAATTCTACCTGAACGTATTTCTTTCCTAACTCTATTATCAAACAAATTTTCTTGTGATCACGACATGTTTACATCTCATGATGCTGTATGTTTGATATTAAGAAAAATTCGATTAAACGAGTCTTTCACGATTTTAGGATACGAATTTGGAAtaagttcaaaaaaaaaaaaaattttatcgagcaatatgtgctttttttttatttaataatttaaaaaataatacagtgccggtccagttatagaaccgcctagctatggaaccggctcggttatcgaaccgatttttctttgtttgtttcagcgccaccgttggccgtattatgaactatatcgattttctatggcgggaatgaatgggttttgccttttaaaacatgcaaaaaaatattattgtaatgggttttatctttttaggcaatgttgtacatcggttcaatgacccaactaataataataggcgttaaagttattcataccaaatacaataataataggcggtaaagttattcataccaaatacaatagaatacaatagcttccactattcattcttatcttctagcacctCGTTCCATTCAAGTCcttctaatttctttttccttctggtatgacaacagttcttctagttcatcaaaccacttcctctttggatggtcccccaccaataaagatacactagtatctcaccattcatagccatagactatattacacatatattaaaaatcttttcaaGTTAGTCATACCAGCtgttcgaacacgggactctagtactatagcgaacagcattaccactatgctatgtgcccttacattctaagaccgtcaaagtttgagcgatgaaagaaccgacgataggtggcactaagatcgggtgcttggttatagaaccattcagttatagaaccgcgcacaggccggttctataactggaccggcactgtaatCCCCTTCTTTTTGaagtaattaatattcccagcaaattcgaatgaagaatgttATAACGATACCAGATATTTTCGCAATTCCGTATCGGGAagcgaacactgatctacggcgtcgcaatcagaggctctacacatatgccatcggtattgaCATCAATGTGCACAgtcagctatctaatttatttgggtatggaatattacacagtctaagtccaacatttccaactgtcgtttaaaaaaaacacacccccctgggggttgcaaaaatgtcccgacctgttacttgccttaaagcgtaataccttaaggcatgaaaaaatgtctagacttaaccaaccctgccctatgtgtccatcaccccttctaccctccctcttaaagaaaacaaacaaaaaaccctttaacCCGCCAATAGggggctttaaaaaattaaatcggtgttcggatttttgtgcagtatactgtacgtgtgtgtgtgtgatcgTGTTATTGCAGAGcggcagacaagtctgaatttgtctgaccttggctaaacTAATACCCTTTGGTTTTTCTATAGGTTACTctcccttacacttccgccaccccatttacacctaaagctAATTGTTCGCATTAGCGCCCTTCTTtggttttcccctttttctgcatttccgcCGTAGTGGAAGACGGGGGGAGATGCGGCAACGAGGTGACTCTGATTCGTTTTCGTCGTGgctgcagtcgcaacctgttgTTCCCGGTTTCGTCCTTTGTAACCTCGTTCGTGTTTAATACAATCGCAGCGTGgcccttttggccactgagttCACCACATTCCGTTTCgcttatttcggtggttaatACCTCACAACTCAATCCAACGAGGTACTCGATAGCTATGTTCAAGCATCGGTCGAAGTTGAGTGCTCCGGCAAATGGCCGATTAGCTAAAGTCTCAAATCTAATTATTCCGCCTGGAATTTAGTCTTGTAGATGGCCGATTGTTCTGGACGCCGTGCATACAACAAGATTTTGAATGATTTCGTGTCATCTGGGCTAAAAGTAAACCAGATGTAAGCTTTTCCTAGGGAATTGTGAGCTGCGTAAACTCCGCCTCGATTTTCAGCTGCGGCAGCCATGGAGTGTTGATTGTGTTTTGTTGCGACGGTGATGTTGAAAAATTCGGCTGCTACCCCATGAAGGCTCACTAGAGGAGGCAAAGTTCCACCTTTACTGCCTGTTTTGGCACAATTCATTTTGTGCTCGCAGACTTTCTTCATATCTTCGAGGGATATTTGGCCAAACGCTTCTGCATTAGTAGATAAAGTTCCATCGGCGCCCCTGCGACGAGACGGAATTTTCGAGCGGACAAATCCATTAGTTGATACTTGTTGGCGAGTGACCATATCATACATCGGCAAAACAAAATCGACTTCTTGAAATTGTCATGTGCTGAGATTCAGCATGCAGGCTCATAAGGCTTTGTGCGAAATTTTTACCCGTCTTGTTTCGCCTGTTCCACCTCTTCCGAAAGGTAGTAAATCAGGAAAATGGATTTCAAGGTAGTTGGGGTTCGAGCCTGAAACAAAACTGTTGTCAGGTCTCACGACGTAAATCTCTAACTTAGTGACGCTAGGGGAAAGAATTTTGTTTCCAGACAAGGCCTTAACGACTTTTCCGTGGACGTTCGATTCAGCTGGCGTGTTCCCACCAATTGTAACATTCGCTGCTGTTATTAcaatttcttctatttctatgtTAGTGCGTAATAGCTAAGAACCACCGGATGAGTATTCTTTCTCCTCAGCGACCTCGTGTGAACTTCCATCGACTTCCGTTTTAGCTTCATCATTGTCTGTGAACGTCATGGTAAACATGGATGGACAAACGTCGTTGATAGGAAACTGTTCTAAATTAGCTTTGGTGAATTCAGCTTTCGCCGTGATCTTGTTACCGACTTCTTTCCAAAAATTCTAAGTCTGTTCGATTGCTTTTGGGTCAATGATGTAATTATTCTTTATGGCGGCAATTTTGGCTTTTTGAATGATTGTTTCATCCTTGGTGAACGGAGATACGACGATAACGCGGAGGGGAACCTCACTAGGCTGCACTGAGTGTCTAATCGATTTGAGTTGATATGACCAGTGATTGACGTTCCTCCGACATAGTTTTTGAGCTGTAAGCTACCAAATGGCCAGAATTGTGAACCGGACGAACGAGGCTACGAGTGCCGATTGTCATGTTTCGTAATTGCTCCGGTAACTGACCGAACCAGTTTCCTTTTGCGATGGCAAATTTAGGAAGCGCGTTTCGTTTTAGACAATCGTAACATTTTTTCTTGCAAATTCTCAGAAAAGGCTTGAGGTCGCAATCCAAAATTCCATCAGGTGTGAAAGACAACCGGTGCTTCTCTATTCCTCGCTGGTAGCACACACAACAAACTACATCGCGTTCATGCACTGCCGCAAGCGCACGATCTCATCCAGCTGTTCTTTGGTCTTTGGTTCGGGTAATCCAGCCAAATCTAATTGGTCGAGTTCCTCGGGTGTATACACACATTGATTGGCTGGTTTTTTCCTTATGCAATGAAATAAAGGCACATGTTTTAGCCGTTGGGAGCAACCATTCATTGTAGTTATGCAATCATAAATGCAAAAAGAACGTGATCAACATCTATACAAATAAAACTTTACGATAGAAAAAAGGTTACCTTTCAACAGGAGATTTGGTCAAAGGATTGTGAATATCAACAAAAGGAACTCTGGTCGGAAAAAGAGGAACTGATAATTGCAAGTATGCAATAGGATTTTGAATATTCTGTTCCATTGATAAGTTCGGTAAATCCAGACGAGTTTCTTCTGGTTCACTTTCCATTCTACAAAAATACATTGACAAAAGATTCATTacttctgttttctttttgaaaatttttttctgtctctcTTACCTTTGATCCCCAAATAAATTGGTAATAGAAATGTCATCACAGTGTTTCTTAACTTTGCGATTATTACCCTTCAGACTTCTTTTCCGACTCTCGTCCTCAAACTCATAATTGGACGTTGCCTCATAATCAATAGATTCGTTTACGCGAATTCTAACTGATTTCTTGGGTTAGGTAGGTACAGGCTTTTCTTTATTCGATAAAGGTACAAACACTCCGCTTGGACAAATTTGACTATTTACTTTTTCACACCAATGCAAGACCTACCTAAAGAGctatagaaaagaaacaaagacgataatataaaaaaaaaacagcctaGGTTACTAGAACTCAGTAAGAAATACCACAAATGCCTTTCAACAGACTTCACGCTGTCAACATTTGGCATCAGTTGATCTACCAAATCCCCTTTCAGCATTGAACATGACGGTAAACTACTATAAGAAACAAAGATGTCAATATTTAACAAATCAACCTATGTTACTAGAACATAGTAGGATATTCTACAAATACCTTTCAACAGACTTCACGCTGTCAATATTTGGCATCAGTTGATCTGTCGAATTCCCCTCCAGCATTGAACATGATGGAAAACTACAATAAGATGAAATCGTGTTATTTTCCAATACACTAATTAGCAACTTTTAATCGTAAATTAACATACCTGTCTGACAATTGGTCAGTATTTTGAGTTCTGCTTGTTATTTTTCTGGGATATGTGGTCAatctttgttattttgtataaaacacatagttacatatttgtttttaaagaaaatgataataaaaaatagaaataataaTCAATTCAGTTACCTCTGCAATAGACCTCCTGCACCGTGCGGATAGCAGGATTCTTGTAGTCCGACAACGCTGTCGGCAGCCATCTTAAGAAAACTCCACCCTTTTAGTACACAGGCTCTTATGGAAgtattttttcaaagtgaTTTTTGTCTTAACTGGATTACAATTTCgaccaaagaaaaatagtGAAAAATACTACATAATTCAGGTAATCCGTAGAATGTAAGTTTTCCACTATTGAAGTAGTGGAAGTCatattaattaaatgttttgtACAGGGCATCCCCTAACATCTCAAAGTTCTATAAGAAGTGTGTTGTCAAAGGGTGTCCTAACAATGGAATAGGAGATAAGTCAGTTGGCGTACGGTTCTTTGGTATTCCTGTCTCTCCAGACAACAGATACCCATCGGACTCAATAATTATTCAGCAAAGAAGAGAACTCTGGTTAGCTAGGTTAAACATCAATGATGCtaacatcaaaacaaaacacttgGTGTGTAATCTTCATTTTGCATCTGGTAAGCTCCAAATATTGTACTTAACTCATAACCATTTATAAGCTTATTTGACTGTCATA belongs to Daphnia magna isolate NIES linkage group LG1, ASM2063170v1.1, whole genome shotgun sequence and includes:
- the LOC116922580 gene encoding uncharacterized protein LOC116922580 isoform X1, with protein sequence MKDYMMVNLEGKKVPVSKRLILLNLKEAHYLFQQDNPNVKIGLSKFCFLRPKWCVTADSSGSHNVCVCIKHQNPKLMLAGADIGVDYKSLLELLVCSLDNESCMFGECSRCPSSDVLKEFLFEKLDDYESVTYSEWTTVDRTTLIKVQQSVEDFVLKLVSLLLKLRTHHFLSKVQAAHYKSLKEQLGNSDCLVTLDFAENYTFESQDEVQGAHWTNNQATVHPIVIYYKENEELISKSYCIISDSLKHDAVAVHSFIRGILPKIKTVIPNLKKVFFFSDGGPAHYKNRFNFANLSLFESDHGVPAVWHFWATCHGKNACDGVGGTVKRLARRASLPLSLILTPLDLYNWAVDNLPGIEFVYVTKDIIAADAERLFNRLNSALAITGTQKYHFYEQISKGVLQASRTSVQDSGFPKVTFIVLPSLPDRNFVSISNLFVDDYVAVVFMSQWRIGKILDVDYNGVNVKLFSENGPCLNYTWPPKTNDVFISISDVLVKINPPKPRTRSGRSFGITSDENNLISKEFELYMSLIST